In one Hoplias malabaricus isolate fHopMal1 chromosome X1, fHopMal1.hap1, whole genome shotgun sequence genomic region, the following are encoded:
- the LOC136675577 gene encoding glutamine synthetase-like: MARSASSQLNKLVKRWYMELSQGDKVQAMYIWIDGTGEGLRCKTRTLDSEPKSIDELPEWNVFDKKEMYLTPSAMFRDPFRKDPNKLVLCEVLKYNRKPAENNHCLTCNKLLKMVAGQSTWFRMKQEYTILGTDGHPFGWPSNGFPGPQGPSHCLIEFDKAYGRDIVEAHYQACLYAGVKISGTNAESMPAQWEFQVGPCVGIEMGDHLWVARFILQRVCEDFGVVASFDPKPVTGNWNGGRCHTNFSTKEMREEGGVKKLTDSQRSKMSSQKLTPSELCRCHQMRCAGERDRKR; encoded by the exons ATGGCGAGGTCGGCCAGTTCCCAGTTGAATAAACTGGTCAAGCGCTGGTATATGGAGCTTTCTCAAGGGGATAAAGTCCAGGCCATGTACATCTGGATTGATGGAACAGGAGAAGGGCTGAGATGTAAGACCAGAACCCTGGACTCTGAGCCAAAAAGCATTGATG AACTCCCAGAATGGAATGTCTTCGACAAAAAAGAAATGTACCTGACTCCCTCTGCCATGTTCAGAGACCCTTTCCGCAAAGACCCCAACAAACTAGTCCTGTGTGAAGTGctaaaatacaaccgcaaaccTGCAG AAAACAATCATTGTTTAACGTGTAATAAGCTATTGAAGATGGTGGCGGGCCAGAGCACTTGGTTCAGGATGAAGCAGGAGTACACCATCCTGGGCACAGACGGACATCCGTTTGGGTGGCCCTCCAATGGCTTTCCTGGACCACAAG GACCATCACATTGTCTTATTGAGTTTGA TAAAGCATATGGCAGAGACATCGTAGAAGCCCACTATCAAGCGTGTCTGTACGCTGGAGTGAAGATCTCAGGCACAAATGCAGAGTCCATGCCTGCTCAG tgGGAGTTCCAGGTGGGACCCTGTGTGGGGATCGAGATGGGAGATCACCTGTGGGTGGCTCGATTCATCCTCCAGCGAGTGTGTGAAGACTTTGGCGTCGTGGCTTCGTTTGACCCCAAACCAGTCACTGGAAACTGGAACGGAGGCAGATGCCACACAAACTTCAGCACTAAGGAGATGCGGGAAGAAGGAGGAGTCAA aaaattaacGGACTCCCAAAGATCCAAGATGTCGAGCCAAAAGCTAACTCCCAGTGAGCTGTGCAGGTGTCATCAGATGCGCTgtgcaggagagagagacagaaagagataa
- the LOC136675434 gene encoding glutamine synthetase-like, giving the protein MATSSSSQLSKLVKQQYMQLPQGDKVQAMYIWIDGTGEGLRCKTRTLDSEPKSIEDLPEWNFDGSSTYQSEGSNSDMYLIPSAMFRDPFRKDPNKLVLCEVRKYNHKPAETNHRVTCNKVMQMVEGQIPWFGMEQEYTILGTDGHPFGWPSNGFPGPQGPYYCGVGADKAYGRDIVEAHYRACLYAGVNICGTNAEVMPAQWEFQVGPCEGIEMGDHLWVARFILHRVCEDFGVVASFDPKPIPGNWNGAGCHTNFSTKEMREDGGLKYIEEAIEKLGKRHSYHIRAYDPKGGLDNARRLTGHHETSNIHEFSAGVANRGASIRIPRSVGQEKKGYFEDRRPSANCDPYAVTQALIRTCLLNEEGEEPVDY; this is encoded by the exons ATGGCGACATCATCCAGTTCCCAGTTGAGTAAACTGGTCAAGCAGCAGTATATGCAGCTTCCTCAAGGGGATAAAGTCCAGGCCATGTACATCTGGATTGATGGAACAGGAGAAGGACTGAGGTGTAAGACCAGAACCCTGGATTCTGAGCCAAAGAGCATCGAGG ATCTCCCAGAGTGGAATTTCGATGGCTCCAGCACCTACCAGTCCGAGGGCTCCAACAGTGACATGTATCTGATTCCCTCGGCCATGTTCAGAGACCCTTTCCGCAAAGACCCCAACAAACTAGTCCTGTGTGAGGTTCGGAAATACAACCACAAACCCGCAG AAACCAACCATCGTGTAACATGTAATAAGGTCATGCAAATGGTGGAGGGCCAGATCCCTTGGTTTGGGATGGAGCAGGAGTACACCATCCTGGGCACAGATGGACACCCCTTCGGTTGGCCCTCCAATGGATTTCCTGGACCACAAG GACCCTACTACTGTGGAGTCGGAGCAGATAAAGCGTATGGCAGAGACATCGTAGAAGCCCACTATCGAGCGTGTCTGTACGCTGGAGTGAATATCTGCGGCACAAACGCAGAGGTCATGCCTGCTCAG tgGGAGTTCCAGGTGGGACCCTGTGAGGGGATCGAGATGGGAGATCACCTGTGGGTGGCTCGATTCATCCTCCACCGAGTGTGTGAAGACTTTGGCGTCGTGGCCTCCTTTGACCCCAAACCAATCCCTGGAAACTGGAATGGAGCCGGCTGCCACACGAACTTCAGCACTAAGGAGATGCGGGAAGATGGAGGACTCAA ATACATTGAGGAAGCTATTGAGAAGCTGGGGAAGAGACACAGTTATCACATCAGAGCCTACGACCCGAAAGGAGGTCTGGATAACGCTCGACGTCTGACTGGACACCACGAGACCTCTAACATTCACGAGTTCTCTGCCGGTGTGGCCAACCGTGGCGCTAGCATCCGCATCCCTCGCTCTGTGGGCCAGGAGAAGAAGGGATACTTTGAGGACCGTCGTCCATCCGCCAACTGCGACCCTTACGCTGTCACTCAGGCTCTGATACGCACATGTCTGCTGAACGAAGAAGGAGAGGAACCTGTGGACTATTAA